One window from the genome of Elaeis guineensis isolate ETL-2024a chromosome 5, EG11, whole genome shotgun sequence encodes:
- the LOC105037952 gene encoding non-specific lipid-transfer protein A-like, translating into MKGVVAAILLALAVSCLVVKPGDALNCVDVNLCLTPCIAYLTGQEAAPAPACCQGVTKLKALAATTSDRRLACNCMKQAASHFQNIDDDAVGNLPKKCGTPLPFPINKEVDCSRIP; encoded by the exons atgaaaggagTGGTTGCAGCTATACTCCTAGCCCTCGCAGTCAGCTGCCTGGTAGTCAAGCCTGGTGATGCCCTGAACTGCGTCGATGTCAACCTGTGCCTAACTCCATGCATTGCATATCTAACTGGGCAGGAAGCAGCCCCGGCACCGGCATGCTGCCAAGGAGTCACCAAGCTTAAGGCATTGGCAGCCACAACTTCCGACCGCCGGCTCGCATGCAACTGCATGAAACAGGCAGCATCACACTTCCAGAACATCGACGATGATGCTGTCGGCAACCTCCCGAAAAAGTGCGGCACGCCGCTTCCCTTCCCCATCAACAAGGAGGTTGACTGCTCCAG GATCCCATAA